In the Mobula birostris isolate sMobBir1 chromosome 25, sMobBir1.hap1, whole genome shotgun sequence genome, CCCTAACAGTGCACTTGACTTGGCTGTTACATTTTGACCTGATGATAGCCCATGTACTGAGCTTATTCGCTTCTCACTGATGATCCTGATCTTTTATTGGCATGTATtcagaggagattgctgaggcatCTGTTGAATCCTGTGATACCCTGTTGCACTGCAAAACTCTGGCACAGTATTAGGACCTAGagtcaaagaaaagtacagcaccgaaacaggccctttggcccatctcgtccatgccgaaccatttaaactgcctactcccattgacctgcactgggaccacagccctgccaagtatgtacctatccaagcttctcttaaaagttgaaatcgagctcacatgcaccacttgagctggcagcttgttccacactctggcggccttctgagtgaagaagtttcccctcatgttcctcttaaacatttcatctttcacccttaacccatgatctctaattGTAGACcttcccaacctcagtggagaagCCTAAACCCTCTTTGGCCACCAGATCTCGATCAGACTTGGGGGAGAGCTTTCAGGGACTTTTCTTCTGATCATAGTGTGTTTTGGGGTCTACCTTGCTCCAGGTTCAGAGTTTATAATGagatcattttttttctttatagGAAATCACCGACACATTCTTGGCTGATAAGATGTCACTGGAGAGCTTCCTGCAGAGGTTCCACAGGACGAGAAAACTTTGCCACGTGAGGAAAACTCAGGTGGAGAAGCTGCAGGAGCTAATTAAAAAGGACAAACGGAGCCAGCAGCGGTTAGTGCAGCAGAGGGTAGAGCAGCGAACAGCCTCCCAAAACGCCGCCGCTAACCTGAGAAATGGACCTGTGCGCCACGTGCTACATCAGCGTCAGGGCTTCAAGCCTGCCATCGTTCTGACCTCGGAGACCACGAGTCCATTCCCTGCATCTtcgcctgttcctcagagcaagAACCTGCCTCCGCTCAGCCCGCGTGAccaccagcctgcagcctcacagCCTGGCGCTCCCCTCGTACCCCAGGCAGTTCGCTCAGGCCTGCGTTTGTTCGGCCAGATTCCTTTCTGGACCCCTCGGCCATTTAAGATTCAGAGGGAGTACCCCGTGCAGAAGCAACCGCCCTACCGATAGGAGCGTGCGCAGGCCTTCCAAATATTGTTCTATGCAAGTCATTGCAGATGGGGGAACAACAGAATAACACACTACAGGCAAAACCCGCATCTAACGTACCTTGTCGGGTAAGGAAGGAAAAAGCAATTAGCTGGAAGACAGTCTTTGAGTAAGAGTCAGTGGGGGAGAAATGGATTTTCATTTTGGGATCTCAGATTGCTCCTGAGTGTGTTTGCAAGATAAGAGGTAGAATCCTGATGCGGTATTTAGCAATAGTTGTTCAAAGGACTGACGCCATCTGATTAAATGAACAATGTCTCTTCGTAAGTGGTTAATTGTAGAATTTGTCATGAAGGAATATTTCAAACTCCCCCTTTATAGTGGTGGATTTTCTAGTTTTAGTTCCAGAGGATCATTCTCTGGAAATGTATCCACCTTCCATGAGGAGGCACAGACTGGTCTGGGTTGTACAATCCATGAATGTTATTGAGCATCTGGGAGACTTGAAGAATTGTGTTAATTATCTGCTTTGTGATGTAGCCAGTGGAATGAGTAGCCTGAAAATGAAGGTCGGTCTGACCTGTCTTGCTCACAGGTACGAGTTTCCTTGCATGAAAGATAAACGTGGGTGAGAAACTGGATGGCCTCACTTCGATCCAATTGGGTCAGTATTGCTTTGCTACAGCTCAGTTCTGACTGGATCTGGAGCTGTTCTGGATAACGGCCGATGAGGCTGAGATGAGAACTCTCAGACATGATCCTAAATGAAACAAGGCATCATCTCCTGAAATATCTGCCTCTGGTGATCATAAGAAAGGTTAAACACAGCTCTTGAATGCAGTCTCTGGCAATTAATTCAATGGTGGGAATTTCCCCTCAAGTAGAAGTCAATAGGACTTATCTTGGAGGTAACCGATCTGACGTGAAAATGGCCTGCAAGTGTGGGAGTAAATAGAATCATTgaacatgacagcacagaaacaggcccttcagcccatctagtctgtgctgaacctttaatctgcctagtccgaTTGGCCTGCACCCAGagcatagccttccatacccccttcatccatatacctatccaaatttcgcttaaatgttgaaatcggcCCTGTGTCCACTGCTTATGCTGACAGCtggttccacaccctcaccaccctctgagtgaataggTTCCCCCTCATAAAACTCCCcccccctttgtaattactacgctAGTGTTCATTTGGTGCTATGTGTCTGAAAGGAAATAGGTTACATTAATTCCTCAGGGTTATTTTTTTATCTGCATGTGTCTCATGCATGAAAAGAGCAAGAAGTGTACATGTAAACAAGCAGACTTTGAACAATTTGGCATAAATCTCTTTTCTTTAAGTCTGCTGTTCCACCTGCTTTTGGCAATTCCTGTTCATTGTTAATGCTGGAACTGAGTATGCAACTCCTAATTGACAATTAGTTGTCCAGCAAATAACCCTGCTGCCTGACCTATAATGATCCACAATCTAGTAGCTGAGATGTGTGCCGTATGTAAATGTCACTGTCATGGATTTAAAACCATATTGAAAAAAATAGAAATCAAGTCACTGACATGCAAGTTATAAGCAGTTACAATTTCCCTTGTGAATGATTTCAACAAATTACAAGAGGCAGCACTTGACCTGCATTTACTGCATATTGAGATCAGCTCTGTTAAAGAGATGGGCCAGGTTAGTAAAACACTAGATTGCTTTGAGAAATGTAACACATGATTTAAAAGTTAATGCAAATGTCAATAAAATTAAGCCACTCATTAAGTTCACAGCCAGTTTCAAACTTGTATTAGCTTCTATATGGAATTAATAATTTGAGCAATTACATTTATCTGGCTGCTTCTTGGCTCCATACCAGTAGGTGTAAGAATAAAGTATACAGATATTAGGGTTTGGACGTGTCCTGCTTCAGTCTTGAACTCAAAGTTATTCCTACTAGGACTTGCAGTAAGGTTTCTGACTTTGAGCAGTCCAATGGATTGAGTCCTGCTGGAAATTGAATGGAATTAACTCTCGGTGATACTTCTCCATTAGCAGACATAGATTAGTAAATGACCTTACCGCTTGATTAAAGGGCTAGGGAATCCCAGGAAACAAGATAACAATGTATTAAAATTCCTCATCCTTGAGTGTAGGTTGTTTCAGGATTGCTCCCCCAACCCTTCTGAATCACGTTCAATTGTGCCAGCTAATCTACACAAACTGGACTTACTCAAGCAGCGTATAAGCAATCAGATTTTGTTTGTCATTTGCTGAGAACACTACCACTCACCTTCATGGAATACTTTATGCCTAGCTAAGATGTCTTATCTTTACATAGAAGTCATAAGATAGAACAGTTCatgaacagttactgcccctcaaccatcaggctcttgaacaaaagaggagaactacactcatctattgagatgttcccacaatcgGTCtcactttaagaccataagacaaaggagcagaagttggccattcggcccattgagtctgctctgccattttatcatgagctgatccaatctcccatttagtcccactcccccgccttctcacctatcaatctctgccttaaatacacccaatgacttggcctccactgccgcccgtggcaacaaattccacagattcaccaacctctggctgaaaaaatgtcttcgcatctctgctctgaatgggcgcccttcaatccttaagtcatgccctctcgtaccggGACGCTTTATCGTGTTATTTCATGTTgtcattacttattgctatttatttatatttgcatttacacagtttgttgttttctatgctctacttgctctttcattgatccttttgtagttattattctatagatttgctgagttcccGAGGGATAAAGaacctcagggctgtatgtggtgacagatatgtactctgctaataaaatttacttagaactttagAATGTTTGTTGAAGGCCTGGGTTTAACCAGTAGTTTTCTGACTCAGCCACAAGCATGCCAACAGCTAAGGCTAGCTACTGTTCAGAAAGATAAATTTCAAGCTTTCAGGATGGATAACATAACATTTAATTTACAAGTATTGGATTTGCTTCACAGGATGCTAAACTAAAGAGTGCAGAGGCTAACGCAGCAGTCAGCATGAATTTAAAATTACTGGGTTCCAACCCATTAATcctctggaattctctgaggaGGGAATTACTGAACCAAATTGATAGGGAAATAtaatatatttagattttcaggagTTCCTTACTAGTATGAGGCTGTTAAGAATGGTTAAGCATCATGGAACAAATAAATTGAATTTAGTATTGGATAGAAAGGAAGATGCTGAGATTTTGGAAGGAAGAAGCTTCTCTGGGAGCAGTATTGCATCCACGATGGTTTATTATGGGTGCCATTCAAAGatcaaaagttcaaaatacatttattatcaaagtacacgtgtCACCATAtcctgccctgagattcattttcataaaaaaaatacagtagaatcaatgaaaaactacacacaaagactgataaccaacatggaaaagaaaacaaacagtgcaaatacaaaaaaaagaataaatagcaaataaataataccgagaacatgatttgtagagtcgttgaaagtggttcagttgtggaatcagttcagcgttgaagtgactgaagttatccacactagtgtgggcacgtggccaagtggttaaggcattggactagcaacctgaaggtcgtgagttcaagccctaGCCGAGGCAacacgtgttgtgtccttgagcaaggcacttaaccacagattgctctgcgatgacaccggtgccaagctgtatgggtactaatgcccttcccttggacaacatcggtgttgtggagaggggagacttgcagcatgggcaactgctggtcttccatacaaccttgcccaggcctgcgccctggagagtgaagactttccgggcacagatccatggtctcgcaagactaacagatgccttttcttaaattttttttgtccacactggttcaggagtctgatggttgaactGGATTGCAGTATTTTTGCTAGGAGAGTGCATCCCATGTACAAGTTTCTGACACCTGTTGCTGTCATCAAGCTAACTTCGAAGAGATAAATAGCCTTCACATATATTGGAAATACCTAAGAGTCATTTGGATAGTTTAACAATTATTTCCTTGATGTCCCATATTTCAGTGTCTCCAATTATCAAATCTGGAACCATGGTTTGATCTCAACCATAGCTCATTGCTTCTCAAATCGTATTCTTAATTTGGTTACCTCGCCATTGAAGGAATAGGAGGCAGATGTTAATGCAAACTTTCCGCTGGTTACCATTATACCAATGCTGACCAAAACTAAGCGTTAAAATGCTAAGACTAACATGTCACACTGAAGCAAAGCTGAACTTCAGAAAACACTTTTGGGAATCTATTCAAAAACCTTAATAAATAATCTTAAAAaacactccctcccccaccatgTATTGGATACAAAGCTCAGCCTTTGTGCAATCAGCTGATGGCATGTTAATTAACTCTTcgggaaaaaaaacaaagtttcAACATTTGATTAGGAATGTGGTTACGCTGCTGACTGACCTCAGATGTATATGGAACAAAGTGTTTAATATATGCAAAGGAAAGGCTGGAAGTTCTGGGGATAGGGAGAAGGCAACAGCCCAGGTAGAAGGTATAGCCCACATatgggcagagggtggtgaattgtcacagatggctgtagaggccaagtcattgtgtatatttaaaacaggtgttaggttcttgattagtaagggtatcaaaagttaatggggagcagacaggagaatgaggaggagagGAATGATAAAGCCATGAgggaatggcctaattttgctccagtGTCTGACAGTCTACAGTCTAAATGATGTGAATGATAAAGCTGTGTGGGTGGTTGACTTTTCTGGAGTTTTTGTTTGATTATTCTAGGATGTGAAGATCATGAAGGCACAAGGAGCACAGGGCTTTTTTTTGTCGAGAACAGGACAAATTGGTCTGAAGgcacttgtttccatgctgtatgacattATGACTCCATAACAATATTCCACTTAGATTTGAAGTCAAGGTTGTTAGTTATTGTGGAAAGATTTTGCTGTTTAATGATGGCAAAACTGGGAGTGCTTCTTCAAATGCTTCAAAGAAATTCTCGAGATAGGGATGTCAGAAAAAGTTGGGAACTGACTGAATATAAATTTATCAGATGACTCCTGCTACTCGTAAACTGGCAGAGAATTAAAACACTCTCTGGGTGTAATGTAGACAAGGCAGGTGAATCTCTTCTAGGCTTTTCCTTCTCTATTGCCACAAATTTAATGTGTATTTAGTAAAAAAATAATTATGTCCACAAGCCTTTGCAGTGGAGAAGTAGAGGAACCCTAAGGAAATTCATGAAGCATCTAATTCCTTGAATACCCTGCTGCCAGTTGAAAATATTTACTTAAGGCCAAAAATAATACTGTCATGATTTATAAACTGGGGGAAAAAttatcagccatgaaggaatatcTGATAGCCTGGGGTTGTTTAGAATCGAGGAAGCCAATCGAAACCTTAATTAGTATCTAAAATATTGTGGGCCTTAGATAGGGAATGAAAGGAGAGAGCCATTTCAGCAATAAGTTTGAAGCTCAGAAAGTAAAGAAATATTTTCGCTCTCCAGTCAGGCAAACTCATTGCATGGATTTGGGTGTATTTGCAGAATGCCTCGTTACACTGAAAAAGTATGTAAAAGGGCTTCTTAAGCAGTCCCTCAGGACTGATGACAACCTGCTTCTATTCAGGGTCTGCAAGTTCTGATGAGGCCAAAGCAGGATCCAGGGTacctaagttcaagtttattgtcattcaaccatatacatgcaTGCTGCCAAGTAAAACAaggttcctctggaccaaggtgcacaacacagtctATATAACTCacacatgaagtaatattaccacaaataaattaacaaaaactaaaatatattccagaagattgacatttagcataaggtgcatttacaacacaaatcaaagagtaaacagtataatgtgaCTGGTACTTCATTCGTGATGAGACGTGGGTGGTGCCAGGGAGTTCAGTAATCCCTTAGgctgggggaagaagctctttcccatcctgacagtccttgtcctaatgctgcagtacctcctccctaatggtggGGGTCTAAAAGATCACAGGTAAGCATGAGGTGCTCGATAAATTCAGTGAGTGAATATTTTGGGACATGGATATTTTGGGATATTTTGGGAATATTTTGGGACAtttttgctgagtttctccatgaccgcaatgaaGAAATTTTGGGGAGCCAAAATGTTCTGCTGCAATTTTAGGTGGTGATTGATCAGATTTCCAGAAAGTTCAAGGGTCCTTTTCCTCCTCTTCTGATAATCTCTTTCTGTAACAAAACTTCAACTGGTGGTGTAGCCCATTCATTTAAAGTCACTTGTTTTATTTAGAAGAAGCTGGAGCTGCTGGCCTGGAAGAGGAAACTGATTCTGCCTCTGGACCTAGAGATTTTTCTGAAACAGCATTGTTAGTACCCGTCCACTGCTTCGAGTTGCTGTTGTAGATAGATCATGTCTGTCAAGCATACAAGACAGTGGGGATCACTGTTACCTAGTAGTGTATGACCTTTGCCCCAGGTTTTGAGGACTGGAGCTTCAATCACCCTTTTCCTCTGAAACCCAAAACCTGTGCTGGTGCAGTGGAAACAACCATGAAAGTCTCCCTTTGCAAAGTGGTGCTTTCTGAGACCTGGGAAGCAGTTCACATCGACCAAGGTTTCTTCATGATCATTTATTTTTGGGGGGCAGTGTtgttagagggtggtaaatgtaATATTTATATCGCGGATTGATTCAGTGTCTGGAACCCTGGCCTCTGACATGTATACATGCAAATGTTGTCAGTGCATTGCAGCTCAATGACTGAGGATAGAATGACCTTGAACTTGGCTTTGGAATGAAGGTGGGTTGAACAGTTTCCTAGTCATCCCCTCTAGTAGGAAGCTTGTTGAAGATGAGCTGCAAAAAAAGAAAGAGTAGAGAGTTGGAACAATGACAAAGTCTGGCTTGACCCTGATCTTTGGTGGACCTGTTGCTTAGAATAATGGTTTGCATGCCATCATATACCAGATGTACAAAGGAAATACATTTTAGAGGGAAAATCAATCTGAGAGAGATACTCCACAATTTGTCTCAGCTGATTAGGACTATTACTATGATGCTACAAACTGAGACTTGAGAAGTGAGATTTCACTAGAGATGTCTTTCTCAACCAGAATGGACAAATGGTcaaatgccatttcattgccACATGTTTCTATAATTCCATTAAGATCTTTTGAACCTGTGCCAGCTCTCTGTAACCTCAGTGATCTTAACATAATTGCCATTCCTTGGGGCAATGTGTAAATACACATAACCAAGTATCATTGCAAGGGTTACTATGGTAATTGCAACTGCTTAAATCTGTGAGTAGCTAAGTTAGTTTGCTATTAACATGGAAGTGATTTCTCTGAAATTCAAGTCACATTCTACCTTACCACAGTTCCCAAACAGCAACAGTGATTCAGAAGTAATTTATTGGCTGTGAAAAGTAATATTAATGCTCTCTGTAGTCTCGGATTGTCCTTGGGTGAAAGTCACAGAGAATATATTAATTATTTTTCTTGCTCTTCAAATGGCAGGCAATTTTTTACAGGTTCTTCCTCATGCAGTGCTGACACCAGTTTTTGGTTTAGTCTCCCTTTCTGCTGAATCACTTTGGCCCCACACTTTTGCAACTTTATCTAAGCTTCTTAAAACTCCACTGTTCCCACTTTATCTGCTCTATCTTTACTTCAGTCCTTCACTCTCTATGCCATTATTGTCCAGCGTTCAAGAGCAGGTAAATAATCGTCCAAAATTTAGTGTTCGGAGTGAGAGGTATTGGGGCAAAGTAGaggttctttgtaagcactgtGAGGAAAGATAAAATACAAATTGTGGAAGGGCCTGGGAGGTGTCACTGGCAATGAGTTAGGTCACAGCAGAAATACCAGTTTTGAGGTTTTTTTTAGGAATGATGGTGAAAGAATGTATCATGTACATGCACGGTTTTGTACGTGATTTCAATAAAAGATCTTTTGTATCAAAAATGTAGCAGGTGTGTTTGTTTCCTAATGCCTTTTCTCACTGCAAAAAGATGGTGagtatttttttttctgaaggATAGAAAGTTTTCATTATTTGTAACATTTATGAAAAGGGTGGACTCCTATGGATTGCAAATCAATTATTGATTCAGTTCATAACAACCTTTGATATATCTTTTGAATAATTACATAATCCGTTATTTCAATGAAGACTTCTGGCAAGTTTAAACAGATAGGTTAACTTGTGTGGAAAACAGCAAAGAAAAACAGGAATGtgtaacacacaagatgctgtagAAAGCAAATCAGggtgcatctatggagggagatagactggaaagctagagaggagagagatggtATGGGAAGGGGGatcaagagctggcaggtgattggtgaggaAGGGTGTTGCTGGGCAATGAAGGAGGATATGAGAGCGGGAATGATGTCAGTAGATGGAAGAGTTGAAGAAGATTGAATTTGACAGGAGAGGATTGAATAAgattgaatctgataggagagggctgaagaagattgAATCTGATAGTTGGGGAGGGGAACTTGTAGAAACACTGTGTTGGTTATGGGCAGACAGAGagtagagaagggagagggtgataGGGATCAAGAGTAAAGAGAAGAAAGGGTCAGAGGAGGAGCAATTgcaggcatgaacattgaatttcaGACTTCCAATAACATTGATCAGGAGCTAGAGCCACCCCAGATTTAAGATAAAGCGTTTGAGAAACTATGAAGTGTATAAGAGCAGACAATGGCTAACCAGGTTAAAAAATGCTCAAAAACCTGTTACTGAAGACATGGTTGGGTGACTACATGTTTGCCTGGTATCcactttgcaaaaaaaaactcaattgaCGATGAAGTGTTGAATTATAAAGGTTACAACAGGGTCAGAATTCACAGAACTCATACTAATGACAGATTTAAGCCTCTCATTGGATCATGCACAATGATCGACTGTCATGTTGTGCTTTGTTCTGCAACTTCAGCTGCTTTGCTGTTGCCTGCATTCTCTTTGCCTTTTCTGTTGTTTCCCAAGTGTAGAGTTCCGCTCTTCATCTCTTCACTCAACGCCTAAAGTTCTGGCTCTGGTTCTGGCAGAGCTTTGCACTGAAGAGAGAAACAGGGTACTTAAAATTTCATGATGATATTTTGCTGAATAAATAGTAATGACTTGCAGTGTGTGAGATGGGAAGGTAACTTGCAATGGAAGAACTAGAGGTACTTATATTGTAACTAAACATTCTAGATTATGTTTCAAGTCTGAAAGGAGTGTCCTCATCATTTGAGTTCCTTTTAAAAACGATATAATTCTTTAGAATATTAGTAAATAAAGGTACTGGCTGTTGTGTTATTGACACGTGCTAGTAAGGAAGATCCCACAATGGTGAAATTGGGTATTACAAGAGACCTTGATAGTActagctggcattggagagacctGACTTTTCTGCTGATTCCGGATCACTCTTCATTGCTACCCAATATCAAAAGAACCCAGGTTATTATCCAGAGACTCAACATCACCATTGTGAGAAAACGGATTACCGTTCAGATATAATAGATCACTATCAAGACTTTAAATTGTTATCTAGAGATAGCAGATTGTGAAagtcaagaaa is a window encoding:
- the vps37d gene encoding vacuolar protein sorting-associated protein 37D, whose protein sequence is MSRDRFGIFSTRQLKEVLEDEEKLARMVQLSPQLQALQQEREMILANNRSMAEKNLGMQPLLDTNKLHLATKYQELLEVTTICAEKQRKVAAYLERHSPKSALEHLQRDMVKKEEESEEITDTFLADKMSLESFLQRFHRTRKLCHVRKTQVEKLQELIKKDKRSQQRLVQQRVEQRTASQNAAANLRNGPVRHVLHQRQGFKPAIVLTSETTSPFPASSPVPQSKNLPPLSPRDHQPAASQPGAPLVPQAVRSGLRLFGQIPFWTPRPFKIQREYPVQKQPPYR